A window of the Henckelia pumila isolate YLH828 chromosome 3, ASM3356847v2, whole genome shotgun sequence genome harbors these coding sequences:
- the LOC140892996 gene encoding protein OXIDATIVE STRESS 3-like, producing MVEEMKNFQEIMGSKKSDCGSMESCFSSINDSIDSSSSLSSELVDDASSTPSSSDSSTSPRLGPLFELAELMSQLPIKRGLSKYYHGKSQTFGSLASAKSLEDLAKKESSYIERMKSCKSYGGNLNRHKFGPKATIAKKCPRTSFSPSLGTKNGASMVINCKN from the exons atGGTTGAAGAAATGAAGAATTTCCAAGAAATAATGGGATCGAAGAAGTCGGATTGTGGATCCATGGAGTCATGCTTTTCTTCCATCAACGATTCGATCGACTCGTCTTCTTCTTTGTCCTCCGAGCTAGTAGATGATGCATCGTCGACACCATCTTCGTCGGATTCTAGTACTTCCCCTAGACTCGGGCCTCTTTTCGAGTTGGCGGAGCTCATGTCCCAACTCCCTATCAA GAGGGGTCTATCCAAGTACTATCATGGGAAGTCGCAAACTTTTGGGTCGTTGGCAAGTGCGAAGAGCCTAGAAGACCTTGCAAAGAAGGAGAGCTCTTACATCGAAAGAATGAAGTCGTGTAAGAGCTATGGAGGGAATTTGAACCGCCACAAATTTGGTCCGAAGGCGACCATAGCAAAGAAGTGCCCTAGGACATCATTTTCTCCTTCTTTGGGTACTAAAAATGGCGCCAGTATGGTTATCAATTGTAAAAATTGA